In Oreochromis aureus strain Israel breed Guangdong unplaced genomic scaffold, ZZ_aureus HiC_scaffold_105, whole genome shotgun sequence, the following proteins share a genomic window:
- the LOC116309575 gene encoding DLA class I histocompatibility antigen, A9/A9 alpha chain-like has translation MKLFIFLFLLEIHGTVGPTHSLRYFYSSSSGVSNFPEFVAVGLVDDVQMIHYDSNTQKAEFKQQWMEKAAEDDPEYSARQTNRLMNTQQVFKGNIDILKQRFNQTGGVHINQLMYGCEWDDETAEVNGYHQYGEDFILFDLRTESWIAPVTQAVITKLEWDSDRSVSGDLRNYHTQLCPEWLKKYVNYGRSSLMRTELPSVSLLQKSSSSPVSCHATGFYPNRADMVWRKDGEELHEGVNKGEILTNNDGTFQMSVDLEVSSIKSEDWHRYRCVFQLSGVNEEIVTKLGKAAIRTNEGSSVFPAGVVIRIMGILLLLTLCFSGIFIWRRKYKELY, from the exons ATgaaactgtttatttttctgtttctcctgGAAATACACGGCACGGTGGGAC CGACTCACTCTCTGAGATATTTCTACTCTTCTTCCTCTGGAGTCTCAAACTTTCCAGAGTTTGTAGCTGTTGGTTTGGTTGATGATGTTCAGATGATTCACTATGACAGCAACACACAGAAAGCAGAGTTTAAGCAGCAGTGGATGGAGAAAGCTGCAGAAGATGATCCAGAGTACTCAGCACGCCAGACTAACAGGCTCATGAACACCCAGCAGGTCTTTAAAGGCAACATCGACATTTTGAAGCAACGGTTCAACCAAACTGGag GTGTTCACATTAACCAGCTGATGTACGGCTGTGAATGGGACGATGAAACAGCTGAAGTTAACGGATATCATCAGTATGGAGAAGACTTCATATTATTTGACCTGAGGACAGAGTCATGGATCGCTCCAGTAACACAGGCTGTAATCACCAAACTCGAGTGGGACAGTGACAGATCTGTTTCAGGTGATCTGAGGAACTATCACACCCAGCTTTGTCCTGAGTGGCTGAAGAAGTACGTGAACTATGGGAGGAGCTCTCTGATGAGGACAG AGCTTCCATCAGTCTCTCTCCTCCAGAAGTCTTCCTCCTCTCCAGTCAGCTGCCACGCTACAGGTTTCTATCCTAACAGAGCCGACATGGTCTGGAGGAAAGATGGAGAGGAGCTTCATGAAGGTGTGAACAAAGGAGAGATCCTCACCAACAATGATGGGACCTTCCAGATGAGTGTTGACCTGGAAGTTTCATCAATCAAATCTGAAGACTGGCACAGATACAGATGTGTGTTTCAGCTCTCTGGTGTGAACGAGGAAATCGTCACCAAACTGGGTAAAGCAGCGATCAGGACCAATGAGG GTTCTTCAGTCTTCCCTGCTGGTGTTGTTATCCGGATTATGGGAATACTGCTCCTGCTGACACTCTGCTTCTCTGGAATCTTCATCTGGAGGAGAAAATATAAAG AGCTGTATTGA